The sequence aCCTTTGATATCTACTTTTCATTGAGGATAGTATCAATCAAAAGACCTAAAGGTTCTCTCGTTAGACGAATAAAGATTCCAATACCATTAGCAAAATTGAAGGACtttttcagggtttttttttcaggtaaaaaataatatttatagccAATATTTATTCTGATTCGCAGGATGGTTTATAACGTACATCGACCGCGATCCTGAGGCAGTAGCTTATCTGGAGAAGCAGGCAAAGAAGGAAAAGATGGACCGCAATGAGGAAGAACGAATGATGGCGTTCATCGAGAAACAAGTGGAAAGTGGTCGACAAAACGCACCCGACGAATCGAGCGACGAACCAACACCATTAATCCGTACCGAAGACGAACCACTAGTACTAAACATGAAACTAAAACCAAAAGTTCTGCCAGCATCTTTAGTTAAACTCGGAATATCCGGAAAAAAGAAACAGTCCCTCAAAGAAGAACCAATTACTGAACTTGAGTGTGAATCCAGTTCCAGGAAAAGTTCGCAAAGTGTGAAACGCGAAAGAAGTAATTCTTTAGAATCAATTGATGCGAATGAAAGTGAATCCAGTTCGTCGAGAAGTTTGAAAAGTTCGAAAAGAAAAAGTAGCCATTCGGAGGAACCGTCAAGTAAAAAACGTGAAAAGGAGGCGAAAGGCTGGTTGAGGCGGGGTTTGGTGGTGAAGATTGTAACGAGGAGGCTAGGAGAAAAGTATTACAAAGCCAAGGGTGTTATTTCCGAACTTGTGGATGAATCCTTCTTCGTCGGGAAAGTTAAACTGAAATCTCCCGAAGAAGTGGAAGGTCACGTTGTGAAAATAGATCAGGAACATCTTGAAACTGTCATACCTGCGATTGGCAGAGAAGTTATCATTCTTAAAGGAAAAGACGCCGGGGAAATTGTGACAATCAGGAAAGTGAGAATAGAAGACTTTTGTGTTGATGTTGAGTTTAAGAAGGGAGAGATTCTTAAAAGAGTTCCTTATGAAGAGATTTGCAAATTCAGCGAATGATGAAAAGCATTAGAAATTTATGGATGGTTGAAAAGATGTAAATATGATGTTTGGTACGTTTAAGTTTATCAATGAATGTAAATTATTCATTTCTGAGGTTTCATTGCATTTTCTTGAGTTTTCATTAGTTGTCGACTGATGagacctgaaaataaaaatacttcattGTTTAATATGAGGAAGTGCGCTTACAAATATTATGTGCTTTTGAGAAGTActgtaataaaacttttttgatataaatttctgTTTATACTAAAATACCCCAATcgatttttagatgaaaaatgattttccgggatgtctactcaaatcctggaaaaactGGAATTGTCAGGGAGTTTTTTCGTGAGTGagcttcattttttgtttaaattgatcgacttgagttaaaaatttaagtatctcgTTGAAACTGCGTGTATTTTGCTGAGAATTTACCAGTttgcaatattttctttttcttgaacagaaaattctttttagttaaaaattcaacgcatgttgaaaatttgtcttttgatgaATTGAACtgttgttaatttattaaaattcaagtattttcaggttgaaatatcaaatatcaaatcaaatttttgcgttcaagatttatgattttaattgaaattgcatctttttcgtGTCAAAtcgccaaaatatgaattttctactaaaatgatgaatattcaaagaaaatattttaattttccacgaaaaagatacatttttaaacaagaaggttaattttttaccaaaaaggaagaTTGGTCAAcaaaatcagggtggccgttttaatggacgaaataaattcccggtcatttaccggtttgaaaacatttttggcgATCAAcgtaaagctaaaaaattttccaattgaggtaataaaaactgagctttaaataaaagcactcaaagtgaaactattaaattttgaacatttaaaattgaaaatagattttatgctttcacgttatcattttcaatgctctaattaaaaaaatcaatcaatgaactgtaaaattttcaaaattatataattttaaggaatttgaaactaGAAacaccaaatattgaaaaattgaaaaaatttttactgaaaacttcttaaattggaaattcaattattttcttttaaaatagtttaaacatctttggaaagcttcaaaattttatttaaaaatatttaaaaatctagaagGTGTTTTaagttggttttaaatttaaaattattttgaaaattttttcagaactcctgtcaaaattaattgaattttttctacaattttcagaaaatcctgcaaattttagaaaatttctttacaatttggatgcttaaataacaattgaacatttattacttgtgggcgaaatttgagtaattttaagagacatgtagaagttttgaaaagattcaaacttaacgtaaaacttgaaatgttagcctaatataaaacaaaatgtagatttttgcagattttaaacaaaaaaaaattagattcttttcaagaattgttaaatgcttaaaaaaataaaaacattttattaagattcctaggaaaataaaaaaaaaacttttcattttgaaaaattattttaagagaatattttaaaagtttaaaaaaaatttaaacaaaattttaaaaaaagattctagatgattttaagaaaactttttataatttgcatgataatttttaacctttttaagactcccaaatatctcttaaaattactcaattttttttacaaatgttcatttgtaaattatacataaaaaatttaaaatttcactgacaaattaagcatttttcaaatacaacaattaaaattgtaacgttcaaagttcaaaggctcttcgaaattttaacgattccaggtttccTAGATTAAACATTTCAGTTAAAgatattctttacttttaaatatttgttttcaatttacttatcttaaataaaaattcaaatattgccaaatattcaataattaatctttttttttttattacaaatttcaaattgaatattttaaactgaaacaatattttaaatttaatcaaatcttttaattaagaatatattaggaagttatttttaagttaaaaatagttaaaactttcaaattgaaaccgtttaagttttaacgtaaaaatctgaaaattcttcaattttgaactggtttaaaatcgttttgtcaaaccgttcttgttcactttttatcacttaaaagtagagattaataaaaaaaattatttattaaataaaaatgttttttattcaaaattttcaacatcaaaggcttttattttttatttgtccaagtctttaagaaagcacttacaaattctttaaattaaaaatgtaaccttagaaataaaaatttttaatggaaaatttttaaagtaaagaaattttgaaaaacgtaacagaatagaaaaacataataattccactaattatttaaaaaatgttaaaatcgaacgtgaacagaattttcttctacaaatttgcaaaattcctggtcaaaaacaaaattcagtcatttcccgatttttcccggcTTCAAAAAATtaccggtcattttccggtttcccAATCCAGCAGCCGAcctgaaaatacatgaattttaacaaaatagttgaaatttctactaaaaaggatgaattttcaacaaaaataataaatcgtcaactagaataattaaacttttagccaaaaaaaatcaattttcaattaagaaaattaatttcttccaaaaaagacgaattttaaaccgaaaaagataaTTCTgccaccaaaaattaaatagttacatttttagtaaaaaattcaatgtttaatcagagataaattttcaactaaaattatgtattgaaaacgagaatatttgaattttacacgaaaaagatacatttttaaacaagaagagtaatttttcccgaaaaagacgaattttcaaccaaaaacagataaTTCTCTCaccaaaacttaaatagttaaatttttaattaaaaattaatcttaaaagatataaattttcaactaaagttatgaatattcaacgaaagtatttgaattttccacgaaaaagatacatttttaaataaaaagattaatttctgacaaaaaaaaaagatttttcaacaaaatacataaattctaaccaaatagttgaaatttctaccaaaaaggatgaattttcaacagaaaaagtaagtcttaaactagaataattaaaatttaaacaaaaaagattaattttgaattatgaaaattaatttctgcgaaaaaatacgaagtttcaaatgaaaaaagataattttcccatcaaaaattcaatagttaaaaatttaatgtttaatcagagataaattttcaacaaaaattatgtattgaaaacgagaatatttgaattttacacgaaaaagatacatttttaaacaagaagagtaatttcttccaaaaaagacgcatttccaaccaaaaaaaagataattctcacaccaaaaatttaatagttaaacttttaattaaaaaattaatattcaaagacataaatttccaactataattatgaatattcaacgaaaatatttgaattttcctcgaaaaagatacatttttaaataaaaagattaatttttgacaaaaaaaaaagatttttcaacaaaatacataaattctaaccaaatagttgaaatttctaccaaaaaggatgaattttcaacagaaaaagtaaGTCTTANNNNNNNNNNNNNNNNNNNNNNNNNNNNNNNNNNNNNNNNNNNNNNNNNNNNNNNNNNNNNNNNNNNNNNNNNNNNNNNNNNNNNNNNNNNNNNNNNNNNTAATTCTCTCaccaaaacttaaatagttaaatttttaattaaaaattaatcttaaaagatataaattttcaactaaagttatgaatattcaacgaaagtattcgaattttccacgtaaaatgtaaactttgcagtaagaagattaatttctgaccaaaaaatacgatttctgaacaaaatacgtcaattctaattgaactttgaaaaaaaaagattaattttgaattaagaaaattaatttctgcttaaaaaatacgaattttcaacaaaaaaaattttactaccaaaaatccaatagttaaatttttattaaaaaaattattgttcaaaaatataaattttcaacaaaaacgataaatacttaaccataatacttgaattttgctaacaaaaaggtaaatttgcaaaagattaatttcccaccaaaacacaagtttcaaattaaatacaaatttgaatttttaagtaaaaaagatccttttttaaacaaacgtggaataattaaattttcagttcaaaaaaattaattttttaccaaactgatgcattttttactaaaatgatgaatcctcagatgggttaattgaattttaaatctaacagatttaatttttaacaaaacagttcagctttcaaccaatttttttcaaccataaagattaattttctacaaaaagaggatttttcaacaaaatatattgcCTCTCagccaaatagtacaatttcaacaaagaagatcaattttcgaccaaataattgaattttgaactaaaaaagatcaattattcactaaaaatgaaatagttcaattttcagtaaaaaattatttttctaccaaatgattttttgttccgaaatgatgaattttcgaacaagaagattaattttctaccgaagaagacaaaaaaaatttaaccaaacgtatgagttttcaaccaaaaaataataattttgtataagttttcaacatataaaaaaaatatttcttacaaaaaatgaaatagttaatctatttgataaaaaaattagttttgaaccattttgtaaatattaaaaaaaattattttctttaaactgaaagttcaactatttggtttcaaatttctgtattttttaaaactgtctttttggtaaaaaaattaatcttcttggtaactaaatcacttttttggttgaaaattcatgcattttgttaaaaattaatcttttttggtataacattaatttttttggcttggaatgtttttataaattaaaaatttatttttttaattgacaactaatttcattaaactgaaaattcaactattttgttgtaaatttctgtgttttttaaaactgtctttttggtaaaaaaaattatcttcttagtAACTcaatcacttttttggttgaaaattcatgtattttgttaaaaattaatcttttttggtagaacattaatgtttttggcttggattttttttaattaaaaatttatttttttaactgtcaaCTAAttactttaaactgaaaaatcaactattttgttgcaaatttctgtattttttgataaaaaattaatcttcttggtaactaaatcacttttttggttgaaaattcatgcattttgttaaaaattaatcttttttggtagaacattaatttttttgcctttgaattttttttaaattaaagatttattttttggttaaacatgactcttcttcagttgaatattctgtttgaaaatttatgtgcattgttaaaaactattttttgtacagaa is a genomic window of Belonocnema kinseyi isolate 2016_QV_RU_SX_M_011 chromosome 8, B_treatae_v1, whole genome shotgun sequence containing:
- the LOC117177890 gene encoding DNA/RNA-binding protein KIN17, encoding MGKHEVGTPKYIANKIKAKGLQKLRWFCQMCQKQCRDENGFKCHTTSESHHRQLLLFADNAHKYIDQFSNEFCQQFLELLSRQFGTKRVPANRVYQEYIADREHVHMNATMWLTLTGFVKWLGRSGKCVVDETEKGWFITYIDRDPEAVAYLEKQAKKEKMDRNEEERMMAFIEKQVESGRQNAPDESSDEPTPLIRTEDEPLVLNMKLKPKVLPASLVKLGISGKKKQSLKEEPITELECESSSRKSSQSVKRERSNSLESIDANESESSSSRSLKSSKRKSSHSEEPSSKKREKEAKGWLRRGLVVKIVTRRLGEKYYKAKGVISELVDESFFVGKVKLKSPEEVEGHVVKIDQEHLETVIPAIGREVIILKGKDAGEIVTIRKVRIEDFCVDVEFKKGEILKRVPYEEICKFSE